The following proteins are encoded in a genomic region of Vicugna pacos chromosome 16, VicPac4, whole genome shotgun sequence:
- the KRT40 gene encoding keratin, type I cytoskeletal 40 — translation MTSDCSPTCCSSESGAKSSDGAIASACSMETTCLPSACAPSRCQTPSFLSRSCLPARCLTPCCFAGSCNDPCLVGNCAWCEEGAFNSHEKETMQFLNDRLANYLEKVRGLEELNAELERRIREQREEDVPLVCPDYQCYFDTIEDLQQKILCTKAENSRLAVQLDNCKLAADDFRSKYESELSLHQLVENDISGLRGILGELTLCKSDLEAHVESLKEDLLCLKNNHEKEVSVLHGQLGDRLNVELETAPTTDLNRVLDEMRCQYETVLANNHRDVEEWFAVQTEELNQQQLSSAEQLQGCQMEILELKRTANALEIELQAQQSLTESLECTVAETEAQYSTELAQVQCLIDNVENQLAEIRCDLERQNQEYQVLLDTKARLEGEINTYRGLLEREDSRLPCNPCSAKSMSSNTCEPCSAYIICTVENCCT, via the exons ATGACTTCTGACTGTTCCCCCACCTGCTGCTCCTCCGAGTCCGGTGCTAAGTCTTCCGACGGTGCAATTGCTTCCGCCTGTTCCATGGAAACCACCTGTCTCCCCAGTGCCTGTGCTCCATCCAGATGCCAGACCCCCAGCTTCCTATCCCGCTCTTGCCTGCCAGCCAGGTGCCTCACGCCGTGCTGCTTTGCTGGGAGTTGTAATGATCCGTGCTTGGTGGGGAACTGTGCTTGGTGTGAGGAGGGTGCATTCAACAGCCATGAGAAGGAGACGATGCAGTTCCTGAATGACAGACTTGCCAACTATCTGGAGAAGGTGCGCGGGCTGGAGGAGTTGAACGCAGAGCTGGAACGCAGGATCCGAGAGCAGCGTGAAGAGGATGTCCCACTGGTGTGCCCTGATTATCAGTGTTACTTCGACACCATTGAAGATCTCCAACAAAAG ATCCTGTGCACAAAGGCAGAGAATTCTAGACTTGCTGTACAGCTTGACAACTGCAAACTGGCTGCTGATGACTTCAGGTCAAA GTACGAGTCTGAACTATCTCTTCACCAGCTGGTAGAGAATGACATCAGTGGCCTGCGTGGGATCCTGGGGGAGCTGACCTTGTGCAAATCCGACCTGGAGGCCCATGTGGAGTCTCTGAAGGAAGATCTCCTTTGCCTTAAGAACAATCATGAAAAG GAGGTCAGCGTGCTTCATGGACAGCTGGGTGACCGACTCAATGTGGAGCTAGAAACTGCCCCCACCACGGACCTCAACAGGGTCCTGGATGAGATGCGTTGCCAGTATGAAACAGTGCTTGCCAACAACCACAGAGATGTGGAAGAATGGTTCGCTGTTCAG ACGGAGGAGCTGAATCAGCAGCAGCTGTCCAGCGCGGAGCAGCTGCAGGGCTGCCAGATGGAGATCTTGGAACTGAAACGCACAGCCAACGCTCTGGAAATTGAGCTCCAAGCACAGCAAAGTCTG ACAGAATCCCTGGAATGCACTGTGGCAGAAACCGAGGCCCAGTACAGCACCGAGCTGGCCCAGGTGCAGTGCCTGATCGATAACGTGGAGAACCAGCTGGCCGAGATCCGCTGTGACCTGGAGCGGCAGAATCAGGAGTACCAGGTGCTGCTGGACACAAAGGCCCGGCTGGAGGGCGAGATCAACACGTACCGGGGGCTCCTTGAGAGGGAGGACAGCAG GCTTCCCTGTAACCCATGTTCTGCAAAAAGCATGTCAAGCAACACTTGTGAGCCATGCTCGGCGTACATAATTTGCACAGTGGAAAACTGCTGTACGTGA
- the KRT39 gene encoding keratin, type I cytoskeletal 39 isoform X2 — MNTKGCATTMSSAPCQSCSGITNLRTIFSNTSCQHAGLEANSCQPTGHVLRTPQSQDCQPIPCFCLTPLCLISNFNTCPSLDDCGWCGEGINSYEKETMQILNDRLANYLEKVRTLERENATLECKIQKECDKEVPVTCPDYLSYYATIEELQQKILCTKAENSRLVSQIGNTKLAADDLRAKCEAEVSLRQLVEADANSLQQILDALTLGKADLETQVQSLKEELLCLKNNHEEEINSLQSQLGDRLNIEVTTTPSVDLNRVLQEMRCQYESIMETNRKDVEEWFNTQMEALNQQVVTRTQQQQCSQKEIIELRRTMNALEIELQAQHRVRDSQERALAETEARYSALLAQIQCLIDYLEAQLAEIRGALERQNQEYEILLDVRSRLECEIRTYRSLLESSDGK; from the exons ATGAATACCAAGGGCTGCGCAACAACTATGTCTTCAGCACCGTGCCAAAGCTGTTCTGGGATTACAAATTTAAGGACCATCTTTTCTAACACCAGCTGCCAGCATGCTGGTCTTGAAGCCAACAGCTGTCAGCCAACTGGCCATGTTCTGAGAACTCCCCAGTCCCAGGACTGCCAACCCATACCTTGCTTTTGTCTCACACCCCTCTGCCTAATAAGCAACTTCAACACCTGTCCCTCTCTGGATGATTGTGGCTGGTGTGGTGAGGGCATCAACAGCTATGAGAAAGAGACCATGCAAATCTTGAACGACCGCCTTGCTAACTACCTGGAAAAGGTACGAACGCTGGAACGAGAGAATGCCACACTGGAGTGTAAAATCCAGAAAGAGTGTGACAAAGAGGTCCCAGTCACATGCCCTGACTACCTGTCCTACTATGCTACCATCGAGGAGCTCCAGCAGAAG ATCTTGTGTACCAAGGCTGAGAATTCCAGACTGGTCTCACAAATTGGCAACACCAAACTGGCTGCTGATGACTTGAGAGCCAA GTGTGAAGCTGAGGTGTCCCTACGTCAGCTAGTGGAGGCAGATGCCAACAGCCTACAGCAGATCCTGGATGCACTGACCCTGGGCAAGGCGGACCTGGAGACTCAAGTCCAGTCTCTGAAGGAGGAGCTCCTTTGCCTCAAAAACAACCATGAAGAG gaAATCAATTCCTTACAGAGCCAGCTTGGGGACAGGCTCAACATCGAAGTGACCACCACCCCCTCTGTTGACCTAAACCGGGTCCTACAAGAAATGAGATGTCAGTATGAATCCATCATGGAGACAAACCGCAAAGATGTGGAAGAGTGGTTCAACACGCAG ATGGAGGCACTGAACCAGCAGGTGGTGACCAGAACCCAACAGCAGCAGTGCTCCCAGAAGGAGATCATTGAACTGAGACGCACCATGAACGCTCTAGAGATTGAACTGCAGGCCCAGCACAGAGTG AGAGACTCCCAGGAACGTGCCCTGGCAGAGACGGAGGCCCGCTACTCAGCCTTGTTGGCCCAGATCCAGTGTCTGATCGATTACCTAGAGGCTCAGCTGGCAGAGATCCGGGGTGCCCTGGAAAGACAAAACCAAGAATATGAGATTCTGCTGGACGTCAGGTCCCGGCTGGAGTGTGAGATTAGAACATACCGCAGTCTTCTGGAGAGCTCGGATGGCAA GTAA
- the KRT39 gene encoding keratin, type I cytoskeletal 39 isoform X1: MNTKGCATTMSSAPCQSCSGITNLRTIFSNTSCQHAGLEANSCQPTGHVLRTPQSQDCQPIPCFCLTPLCLISNFNTCPSLDDCGWCGEGINSYEKETMQILNDRLANYLEKVRTLERENATLECKIQKECDKEVPVTCPDYLSYYATIEELQQKILCTKAENSRLVSQIGNTKLAADDLRAKCEAEVSLRQLVEADANSLQQILDALTLGKADLETQVQSLKEELLCLKNNHEEEINSLQSQLGDRLNIEVTTTPSVDLNRVLQEMRCQYESIMETNRKDVEEWFNTQMEALNQQVVTRTQQQQCSQKEIIELRRTMNALEIELQAQHRVRDSQERALAETEARYSALLAQIQCLIDYLEAQLAEIRGALERQNQEYEILLDVRSRLECEIRTYRSLLESSDGKLPCHPCATKCEPSTCTSSKARATECTAPVRTSSSAPHGIQGSCGDCRMLPRILVKICTITEEIKDGKVISSYEHVQPCFITRTAKL, translated from the exons ATGAATACCAAGGGCTGCGCAACAACTATGTCTTCAGCACCGTGCCAAAGCTGTTCTGGGATTACAAATTTAAGGACCATCTTTTCTAACACCAGCTGCCAGCATGCTGGTCTTGAAGCCAACAGCTGTCAGCCAACTGGCCATGTTCTGAGAACTCCCCAGTCCCAGGACTGCCAACCCATACCTTGCTTTTGTCTCACACCCCTCTGCCTAATAAGCAACTTCAACACCTGTCCCTCTCTGGATGATTGTGGCTGGTGTGGTGAGGGCATCAACAGCTATGAGAAAGAGACCATGCAAATCTTGAACGACCGCCTTGCTAACTACCTGGAAAAGGTACGAACGCTGGAACGAGAGAATGCCACACTGGAGTGTAAAATCCAGAAAGAGTGTGACAAAGAGGTCCCAGTCACATGCCCTGACTACCTGTCCTACTATGCTACCATCGAGGAGCTCCAGCAGAAG ATCTTGTGTACCAAGGCTGAGAATTCCAGACTGGTCTCACAAATTGGCAACACCAAACTGGCTGCTGATGACTTGAGAGCCAA GTGTGAAGCTGAGGTGTCCCTACGTCAGCTAGTGGAGGCAGATGCCAACAGCCTACAGCAGATCCTGGATGCACTGACCCTGGGCAAGGCGGACCTGGAGACTCAAGTCCAGTCTCTGAAGGAGGAGCTCCTTTGCCTCAAAAACAACCATGAAGAG gaAATCAATTCCTTACAGAGCCAGCTTGGGGACAGGCTCAACATCGAAGTGACCACCACCCCCTCTGTTGACCTAAACCGGGTCCTACAAGAAATGAGATGTCAGTATGAATCCATCATGGAGACAAACCGCAAAGATGTGGAAGAGTGGTTCAACACGCAG ATGGAGGCACTGAACCAGCAGGTGGTGACCAGAACCCAACAGCAGCAGTGCTCCCAGAAGGAGATCATTGAACTGAGACGCACCATGAACGCTCTAGAGATTGAACTGCAGGCCCAGCACAGAGTG AGAGACTCCCAGGAACGTGCCCTGGCAGAGACGGAGGCCCGCTACTCAGCCTTGTTGGCCCAGATCCAGTGTCTGATCGATTACCTAGAGGCTCAGCTGGCAGAGATCCGGGGTGCCCTGGAAAGACAAAACCAAGAATATGAGATTCTGCTGGACGTCAGGTCCCGGCTGGAGTGTGAGATTAGAACATACCGCAGTCTTCTGGAGAGCTCGGATGGCAA gctTCCCTGTCACCCATGTGCCACCAAATGTGAGCCTTCCACTTGCACATCCAGTAAGGCCAGAGCCACGGAATGCACAGCCCCAGTTCGCACATCATCCTCAGCCCCCCATGGGATACAGGGGTCCTGTGGTGACTGCAGAATGCTGCCCCGAATTCTGGTGAAAATCTGCACCATCACCGAGGAGATCAAGGATGGGAAAGTCATTTCTTCTTACGAGCATGTGCAGCCTTGCTTCATCACCAGAACTGCCAAACTCTGA